From one Thamnophis elegans isolate rThaEle1 chromosome 7, rThaEle1.pri, whole genome shotgun sequence genomic stretch:
- the ATF4 gene encoding cyclic AMP-dependent transcription factor ATF-4: MSCSNTEMLLGDSLSPFSQQCLVADIGLGLLDDYLEVAKNVSSHGFSSAKAKVGFSDSLDVDSWNNATDSNQEDAFSGMDWMVEKMDLKEFDFDALLGIDLEATVSPDLLMATLEDTCDVLDPPIEEIPNKESLLMPEPINQSPRSPEADQVAPLTTLLPFPVPQGPLISTVDHSFSLELGSEVDILEGDKKTETPTTLVFPKREKEDEVHSDNDSGICMSPESYLESPQRSPATSTSSLSDNQSVTIQLDVSVRPKPYDRPPGIIILKIKEEKRVDKKQKKMEQNKTAATRYRQKKRAEQEALSGECRELEQKNEALTAKVDSLSKEIKYLKDLIQEVRKAKDKKVKAPE; the protein is encoded by the exons ATGAGCTGCTCAAACACAGAGATGTTGTTGGGGGACTCTCTGTCCCCATTCAGCCAGCAGTGTTTGGTGGCTGATATAGGTCTGGGGCTCTTAGATGACTACTTGGAGGTGGCCAAGAACGTCAGTTCACATGGGTTCTCCAGCGCTAAGGCTAAAGTGGGCTTCTCCGATTCGCTGGATGTGGACAGTTGGAATAATGCCACAGACAGCAACCAGG aGGATGCCTTTTCTGGCATGGATTGGATGGTGGAGAAGATGGACCTGAAGGAGTTTGACTTTGATGCGCTGTTAGGTATTGATCTGGAAGCCACCGTCTCCCCAGATTTGCTCATGGCCACGTTGGAAGACACGTGTGACGTGCTTGACCCGCCCATTGAAGAAATTCCCAACAAAGAAAGTTTATTAATGCCAGAACCAATTAACCAATCCCCCAGGTCTCCTGAAGCAGACCAGGTGGCCCCATTGACTACATTGTTGCCATTTCCAGTACCCCAAGGGCCACTGATTTCTACTGTTGACCATTCATTCAGTTTAGAGCTAGGTAGTGAAGTAGACATTCTTGAAGGAGACAAGAAAACAGAAACCCCCACTACTTTAGTGTTTCCCAAGCGCGAAAAAGAGGATGAAGTACATTCTGACAATGATAGTGGAATATGTATGAGCCCAGAGTCTTACCTAGAGTCACCTCAACGAAGTCCTGCCACTTCTACTAGTTCCCTCAGTGATAACCAATCAGTTACAATCCAACTTGATGTTTCTGTTAGGCCCAAGCCTTATGATCGCCCTCCAGGAATCATAATattaaagattaaagaagaaaagagagtagataagaaacagaagaagatggAGCAGAATAAGACAGCTGCCACACGATATAGACAGAAGAAAAGGGCAGAGCAAGAAGCTTTATCAGGAGAGTGTAGAGAACTAGAGCAAAAAAATGAAGCCCTGACAGCGAAAGTTGATTCCCTGAGcaaagaaattaaatatttaaaagatcTGATTCAAGAAGTCCGCAAAGCTAAAGATAAAAAGGTTAAAGCCCCAGAATAG
- the RPS19BP1 gene encoding active regulator of SIRT1 — protein sequence MSASLLRKGLELLETAGVSDSASQRPGTAARPNNGLKKKKKKSSRSKRDKATIKGRIIKSALEEYQKHQATDHFKKNMQYMLGTHFVADSTITEKILTQNRGRKAKDHPVEKVKKKPEGTVFTEEDFQRFEREYFGRAGTI from the exons ATGTCCGCTTCCCTGCTAAGAAAGGGACTGGAGCTGCTGGAGACGGCGGGAG TGTCCGACTCCGCCTCTCAAAGACCAGGGACCGCTGCCCGACCCAATAATGggttgaaaaagaagaaaaagaagagttcAAGGTCCAAAAGAGACAAAGCCACAATCAAAGGAAGAATTATCAAATCTGCATTAG aggAATATCAAAAACATCAAGCAACTGACCACTTTAAGAAGAACATGCAATATATGTTGGGTACTCATTTTGTGGCAGACAGTACAATTACTGAAAAG ATTTTAACCCAAAATAGAGGGAGAAAAGCTAAAGACCACCCTGTAGAAAAAGTGAAGAAGAAGCCAGAAGGAACTGTCTTCACTGAAGAAGACTTCCAGAGATTTGAGAGAGAGTATTTTGGAAGAGCTGGAACAatctga